From a region of the Arachis ipaensis cultivar K30076 chromosome B09, Araip1.1, whole genome shotgun sequence genome:
- the LOC107618748 gene encoding QWRF motif-containing protein 2 isoform X1, which translates to MVAAISETAAASTDPLPSKSTNGTTTTTSTIPRRPKGRQVSSRYMSPSPSTSTTTTSTSTTSTSSSSTSSRRFPSPLLSRSTNSSHPPSTPLLPNRSQSVGRRRPSRPMTPVPDNAAADVSSAAAKLLVSSTRSLSVSFQGEAFSLPISKAKASATATPPSSGNSRKAAATPERRRSTPVRGDQGENSRPGDQHRWPGRTRNPNSGPNSLYRSVDCTVGNGAGKVVRALQQSMVLDGGGSRRASFGGGVAGLSLDLGKAELLKSDDNKHNNHHHESPLVPSDLTASASDSDSVSSGSTSGVQDYPSAAAKPRGIVVSAKFWQETNSRLRRLQDPGSPLSTSPVSRMVGTAKNSQLRRYNSGGPVLSPRTMASPIRGNPARPASPSKLWASSTSSPSRGIASPVRVRSAVASSISSNSSSTPSILSFSADVRRGKIGEDRIFDAHTLRLLYNRYAQWRFVNARADATFMVQKLSAERHLWNAWVTISELRHSVILKRIKLVLLRQKLKLTSILKGQISYLEEWAHLDRDHANSLLGATEALKASTLRLPVVEKAVADVPNLKDALGSAVDVMQAMASSIYSLSSKQVEETNCLVAEIVKVTSKERFLLEQCKDFLSSLAAMQVKDCSLRTHMLQLSRVPSCSCLTTHV; encoded by the exons ATGGTGGCTGCCATTTCTGAAACTGCAGCAGCTTCAACCGACCCATTGCCCTCGAAATCCACCAAtggcaccaccaccaccacctctacCATACCTAGAAGACCCAAGGGGAGGCAAGTTTCTTCAAGGTACATGTCTCCTTCACCCtccacctccaccaccaccacttcAACCTCAACTACTTCGACTTCTTCGTCTTCCACTTCTTCTAGAAGGTTCCCTTCTCCTCTACTCTCTCGCTCAACCAATTCGTCTCATCCTCCTTCAACTCCTCTCCTTCCCAACCGTTCCCAATCTGTGGGCCGACGCAGGCCCAGCAGGCCCATGACTCCGGTTCCCGACAATGCCGCTGCCGATGTCTCCTCCGCCGCCGCTAAGCTTCTTGTCAGTTCCACGCGGAGCCTCTCCGTTTCGTTCCAAGGGGAGGCGTTCTCGCTTCCGATCAGCAAGGCCAAGGCCTCCGCCACCGCCACGCCGCCTTCTTCCGGCAACTCCAGGAAGGCCGCTGCGACTCCGGAGCGGCGGAGGTCAACTCCCGTGAGAGGAGATCAAGGGGAAAATTCAAGGCCCGGAGATCAGCACCGGTGGCCGGGTCGGACCCGGAACCCGAACTCAGGTCCGAATAGCCTCTATAGGAGTGTGGATTGCACTGTTGGAAATGGGGCTGGGAAAGTGGTGCGTGCATTGCAGCAATCGATGGTTTTGGATGGTGGTGGCAGTAGAAGGGCTTCTTTTGGTGGTGGGGTTGCAGGGTTGAGTTTGGATTTGGGAAAAGCTGAGTTGTTGAAGAGTGATGATAATAAGCATAATAATCATCATCATGAGTCTCCATTGGTTCCTAGTGATCTCACTGCTTCTGCTTCTGATAGTGATAGTGTTTCCTCTGGTAGCACTTCAGGTGTGCAGGATTATCCTTCTGCTGCTGCTAAGCCGCGCGGCATTGTTGTTTCTGCCAAGTTTTGGCAGGAGACTAATAGCCGCCTGCGCCGCCTGCAGGATCCCGGTTCACCATTGTCAACAAGCCCTGTCTCTAGAATGGTTGGTACAGCAAAGAATTCTCAGTTGAGAAGGTATAATAGTGGTGGCCCTGTGTTGTCTCCAAGAACCATGGCTTCTCCTATCAGGGGTAATCCAGCGCGGCCTGCTTCACCAAGTAAACTTTGGGCATCTTCTACATCCTCGCCTTCGAGGGGGATTGCCAGTCCTGTTAGGGTCAGAAGTGCTGTTGCCAGCTCCATCAGTAGTAATTCTAGTAGTACACCTTCTATTCTCAGCTTCTCTGCTgatgtgagaagagggaagaTAGGGGAAGATCGGATATTCGATGCACATACATTGAGGCTTCTGTATAATCGGTATGCGCAGTGGCGGTTTGTTAATGCAAGGGCAGATGCTACCTTCATGGTTCAGAAACTGAGTGCAGAG AGGCATTTGTGGAATGCATGGGTTACAATTTCAGAACTTAGGCATTCAGTCATACTTAAAAGAATCAAGCTGGTGTTGCTGAGGCAAAAGTTGAAGCTAACTTCCATCCTAAAGGGACAG ATTTCTTATTTGGAAGAATGGGCCCATCTAGATAGAGATCACGCCAATTCTTTGCTTGGAGCAACTGAAGCTTTGAAAGCCAGTACCCTCCGTCTTCCGGTTGTTGAAAAAGCAGTA GCGGATGTACCAAATCTAAAGGATGCTCTGGGGTCAGCAGTTGATGTGATGCAGGCAATGGCATCCTCTATATACTCTCTCTCATCAAAG CAGGTGGAAGAAACTAACTGCTTGGTGGCGGAAATCGTGAAGGTGACCTCAAAGGAAAGGTTTTTGCTTGAGCAATGCAAGGACTTTTTGTCCTCATTAGCAGCCATGCAG GTGAAGGATTGTAGCTTAAGAACGCATATGTTACAACTATCTCGAG
- the LOC107618748 gene encoding QWRF motif-containing protein 2 isoform X2: protein MVAAISETAAASTDPLPSKSTNGTTTTTSTIPRRPKGRQVSSRYMSPSPSTSTTTTSTSTTSTSSSSTSSRRFPSPLLSRSTNSSHPPSTPLLPNRSQSVGRRRPSRPMTPVPDNAAADVSSAAAKLLVSSTRSLSVSFQGEAFSLPISKAKASATATPPSSGNSRKAAATPERRRSTPVRGDQGENSRPGDQHRWPGRTRNPNSGPNSLYRSVDCTVGNGAGKVVRALQQSMVLDGGGSRRASFGGGVAGLSLDLGKAELLKSDDNKHNNHHHESPLVPSDLTASASDSDSVSSGSTSGVQDYPSAAAKPRGIVVSAKFWQETNSRLRRLQDPGSPLSTSPVSRMVGTAKNSQLRRYNSGGPVLSPRTMASPIRGNPARPASPSKLWASSTSSPSRGIASPVRVRSAVASSISSNSSSTPSILSFSADVRRGKIGEDRIFDAHTLRLLYNRYAQWRFVNARADATFMVQKLSAERHLWNAWVTISELRHSVILKRIKLVLLRQKLKLTSILKGQISYLEEWAHLDRDHANSLLGATEALKASTLRLPVVEKAVADVPNLKDALGSAVDVMQAMASSIYSLSSKVEETNCLVAEIVKVTSKERFLLEQCKDFLSSLAAMQVKDCSLRTHMLQLSRVPSCSCLTTHV from the exons ATGGTGGCTGCCATTTCTGAAACTGCAGCAGCTTCAACCGACCCATTGCCCTCGAAATCCACCAAtggcaccaccaccaccacctctacCATACCTAGAAGACCCAAGGGGAGGCAAGTTTCTTCAAGGTACATGTCTCCTTCACCCtccacctccaccaccaccacttcAACCTCAACTACTTCGACTTCTTCGTCTTCCACTTCTTCTAGAAGGTTCCCTTCTCCTCTACTCTCTCGCTCAACCAATTCGTCTCATCCTCCTTCAACTCCTCTCCTTCCCAACCGTTCCCAATCTGTGGGCCGACGCAGGCCCAGCAGGCCCATGACTCCGGTTCCCGACAATGCCGCTGCCGATGTCTCCTCCGCCGCCGCTAAGCTTCTTGTCAGTTCCACGCGGAGCCTCTCCGTTTCGTTCCAAGGGGAGGCGTTCTCGCTTCCGATCAGCAAGGCCAAGGCCTCCGCCACCGCCACGCCGCCTTCTTCCGGCAACTCCAGGAAGGCCGCTGCGACTCCGGAGCGGCGGAGGTCAACTCCCGTGAGAGGAGATCAAGGGGAAAATTCAAGGCCCGGAGATCAGCACCGGTGGCCGGGTCGGACCCGGAACCCGAACTCAGGTCCGAATAGCCTCTATAGGAGTGTGGATTGCACTGTTGGAAATGGGGCTGGGAAAGTGGTGCGTGCATTGCAGCAATCGATGGTTTTGGATGGTGGTGGCAGTAGAAGGGCTTCTTTTGGTGGTGGGGTTGCAGGGTTGAGTTTGGATTTGGGAAAAGCTGAGTTGTTGAAGAGTGATGATAATAAGCATAATAATCATCATCATGAGTCTCCATTGGTTCCTAGTGATCTCACTGCTTCTGCTTCTGATAGTGATAGTGTTTCCTCTGGTAGCACTTCAGGTGTGCAGGATTATCCTTCTGCTGCTGCTAAGCCGCGCGGCATTGTTGTTTCTGCCAAGTTTTGGCAGGAGACTAATAGCCGCCTGCGCCGCCTGCAGGATCCCGGTTCACCATTGTCAACAAGCCCTGTCTCTAGAATGGTTGGTACAGCAAAGAATTCTCAGTTGAGAAGGTATAATAGTGGTGGCCCTGTGTTGTCTCCAAGAACCATGGCTTCTCCTATCAGGGGTAATCCAGCGCGGCCTGCTTCACCAAGTAAACTTTGGGCATCTTCTACATCCTCGCCTTCGAGGGGGATTGCCAGTCCTGTTAGGGTCAGAAGTGCTGTTGCCAGCTCCATCAGTAGTAATTCTAGTAGTACACCTTCTATTCTCAGCTTCTCTGCTgatgtgagaagagggaagaTAGGGGAAGATCGGATATTCGATGCACATACATTGAGGCTTCTGTATAATCGGTATGCGCAGTGGCGGTTTGTTAATGCAAGGGCAGATGCTACCTTCATGGTTCAGAAACTGAGTGCAGAG AGGCATTTGTGGAATGCATGGGTTACAATTTCAGAACTTAGGCATTCAGTCATACTTAAAAGAATCAAGCTGGTGTTGCTGAGGCAAAAGTTGAAGCTAACTTCCATCCTAAAGGGACAG ATTTCTTATTTGGAAGAATGGGCCCATCTAGATAGAGATCACGCCAATTCTTTGCTTGGAGCAACTGAAGCTTTGAAAGCCAGTACCCTCCGTCTTCCGGTTGTTGAAAAAGCAGTA GCGGATGTACCAAATCTAAAGGATGCTCTGGGGTCAGCAGTTGATGTGATGCAGGCAATGGCATCCTCTATATACTCTCTCTCATCAAAG GTGGAAGAAACTAACTGCTTGGTGGCGGAAATCGTGAAGGTGACCTCAAAGGAAAGGTTTTTGCTTGAGCAATGCAAGGACTTTTTGTCCTCATTAGCAGCCATGCAG GTGAAGGATTGTAGCTTAAGAACGCATATGTTACAACTATCTCGAG